In one Bosea sp. RAC05 genomic region, the following are encoded:
- the atpA gene encoding F0F1 ATP synthase subunit alpha, which translates to MEIRPAEISAILKAQISNFGSEASVTEVGQVLSVGDGIARVYGLDKVQAGEMVEFESGVRGMALNLESDNVGVVIFGSDREIKEGQTVKRTGAIVDVPVGKELLGRVVDALGNPIDGKGPIKATQRARVDVKAPGIIPRKSVHEPMATGLKAIDALIPIGRGQRELIIGDRQTGKTAVALDTILNQKANNETGDESQKLYCVYVAIGQKRSTVAQFVKVLEERGALEYSIVIAATASDAAPMQFLAPFAGCAMGEYFRDNGMHAVIIYDDLSKQAVAYRQMSLLLRRPPGREAYPGDVFYLHSRLLERAAKMGEDAGLGSLTALPVIETQANDVSAYIPTNVISITDGQIFLETDLFYQGIRPAVNVGLSVSRVGSAAQTKATKKVAGKIKGELAQYREMAAFAQFGSDLDAVTQRLLNRGARLTELLKQPQFSPLKMEEQVVVIYAGVNGYLDALPVAKVRSFEDGLLALVRGKHADMLAEIGKSKDLSDANAAKLKELVTDYAKSFS; encoded by the coding sequence ATGGAAATCCGCCCCGCTGAAATCTCCGCGATCCTGAAGGCCCAGATTTCGAACTTCGGGTCCGAAGCCTCCGTCACCGAGGTCGGTCAGGTCCTGTCCGTCGGCGACGGCATCGCCCGCGTCTACGGCCTCGACAAGGTCCAGGCCGGCGAGATGGTCGAGTTCGAGAGCGGCGTGCGCGGCATGGCGCTCAACCTCGAGAGCGACAATGTCGGCGTCGTGATCTTCGGCTCCGACCGCGAGATCAAGGAAGGCCAGACGGTCAAGCGCACCGGCGCCATCGTGGACGTGCCGGTCGGCAAGGAGCTGCTCGGCCGCGTCGTCGACGCGCTCGGCAACCCGATCGACGGCAAGGGCCCGATCAAGGCGACCCAGCGCGCCCGCGTCGACGTCAAGGCGCCCGGCATCATCCCGCGCAAGTCGGTGCACGAGCCGATGGCGACCGGCCTGAAGGCGATCGACGCCCTGATCCCGATCGGCCGCGGCCAGCGCGAGCTGATCATCGGCGACCGCCAGACCGGCAAGACCGCCGTGGCGCTCGACACGATCCTGAACCAGAAGGCCAACAACGAGACCGGCGACGAGAGCCAGAAGCTCTACTGCGTCTATGTCGCGATCGGCCAGAAGCGCTCGACCGTCGCCCAGTTCGTGAAGGTGCTCGAAGAGCGCGGCGCGCTGGAGTACTCGATCGTGATCGCCGCCACCGCCTCGGACGCGGCGCCGATGCAGTTCCTGGCGCCCTTCGCCGGCTGCGCCATGGGCGAGTATTTCCGCGACAACGGCATGCACGCCGTGATCATCTATGACGACCTCTCCAAGCAGGCCGTCGCCTACCGCCAGATGTCGCTGCTGCTGCGCCGCCCGCCGGGCCGCGAGGCCTATCCGGGCGACGTGTTCTATCTCCACTCCCGCCTGCTCGAGCGCGCGGCGAAGATGGGCGAGGATGCCGGCCTCGGCTCGCTGACGGCGCTGCCGGTCATCGAGACGCAGGCGAACGACGTGTCCGCCTACATCCCGACCAACGTGATCTCGATCACCGACGGCCAGATCTTCCTCGAGACCGACCTGTTCTATCAGGGCATCCGCCCGGCGGTGAACGTCGGCCTCTCGGTGTCGCGTGTCGGCTCGGCCGCGCAGACCAAGGCGACCAAGAAGGTCGCCGGCAAGATCAAGGGCGAGCTCGCGCAGTATCGCGAGATGGCCGCCTTCGCGCAGTTCGGCTCGGACCTCGACGCCGTCACGCAGCGCCTGCTCAACCGCGGCGCTCGCCTGACCGAACTCCTGAAGCAGCCGCAGTTCTCGCCGCTGAAGATGGAAGAGCAGGTCGTGGTGATCTATGCCGGTGTCAACGGCTATCTCGACGCGCTGCCGGTCGCCAAGGTCCGCTCCTTCGAGGACGGGCTGCTGGCGCTGGTGCGCGGCAAGCATGCCGACATGCTGGCCGAGATCGGCAAGTCCAAGGATCTTTCGGACGCGAACGCCGCGAAGCTGAAAGAGCTCGTGACCGACTACGCCAAGTCGTTCTCGTAA
- a CDS encoding F0F1 ATP synthase subunit delta gives MAEGGSQGSLVSGVAGRYATALFELASEAKAIDAVNADLDSFSAMLAESEDLRRLVGSPAFSAEEQTGAIKAVLAKAGISGIAGNFIGLVASKRRLFALPGMIAAYKALVAEAKGIVSAEVTLAETPAAKRVDEIRAALAAVAGKDVDVAIKIDPSLIGGLVVKMGSRMVDASLKTKLNSIRLAMKEVG, from the coding sequence GTGGCTGAAGGCGGATCGCAAGGATCACTGGTTTCGGGCGTGGCCGGTCGCTACGCCACGGCCCTGTTCGAGCTGGCCAGCGAGGCCAAAGCCATCGATGCCGTCAACGCCGATCTCGACAGCTTCTCGGCGATGCTCGCCGAAAGCGAGGATCTGCGGCGCCTCGTCGGCAGCCCCGCCTTCTCGGCCGAAGAGCAGACCGGTGCGATCAAGGCCGTGCTCGCCAAGGCCGGCATCTCCGGAATCGCCGGCAATTTCATCGGCCTCGTCGCCAGCAAGCGCCGCCTGTTCGCGCTGCCGGGCATGATCGCCGCCTACAAGGCGCTCGTCGCCGAGGCCAAGGGCATCGTCAGCGCCGAGGTCACGCTGGCCGAGACGCCGGCGGCCAAGCGGGTCGACGAGATCCGCGCCGCGCTCGCCGCCGTCGCCGGCAAGGATGTTGATGTCGCGATCAAGATCGATCCGTCGCTGATCGGCGGGCTCGTCGTGAAGATGGGCTCGCGGATGGTCGACGCCTCGCTGAAAACCAAGCTCAATTCAATTCGTCTTGCCATGAAAGAGGTCGGCTGA
- a CDS encoding primosomal protein N' produces the protein MSGEADRAEDGGTVEVLIPLALDQAYSYAVPDGLVLSPGDVVQVPLGPRQTVGVVWERGAGRGGNLKSVTARLDMPPLDGALMKLVDWVAWYTLAPKGSVLALALRRPPEDGPERPRLGVRLVGAPPARMTPARARAIAAAEGGLLTAKSALAEAASVSAAVIDSLVDAGTFAVEPLPREAVAAMPDPDHARPALSEDQAAAAAALVASVKAATYGVTLLEGVTGSGKTEVYFEAVAEAVRLGRQSLILMPEIALTAQFIDRFEARFGVRPGLWHSAVTGRRRERLQAAIASGEAKVVAGARSALFLPYKDLGLIVVDEEHEAAYKQEDGVAYHARDMAVVRGRIENAPVILTSATPSLETRVNAERGRYTHLKLPERFGGRTLPTLGLVDLRQDKPPRGRWISDTLAKAMTANLEAGEQSLLFLNRRGYAPLTLCRDCGHRFQCPNCSAWLVDHRFRRALVCHHCGHVERRPHECPQCHAQDSLSACGPGVERLAEEVATLFPQARGIVLSSDFPGGTERLKTELMAVASGEFDIVIGTQLVAKGHNFPGMTLVGVIDADLGLTSGDPRAAERTFQVLRQVTGRAGRGERPGRALLQTHDPTHPVLKALISGDPERFYAAETASREAAGLPPFGRLAALIVSANHQAEAEAHARALARCAEPPDGVVVLGPAEAPLAVLRGRHRMRLIVRTARDVNLQDYLRAWLRRAGKPKGSVRVAVDVDPQSFL, from the coding sequence ATGAGCGGCGAAGCGGATCGGGCGGAGGATGGCGGCACCGTCGAGGTGCTGATCCCGCTCGCGCTCGACCAGGCCTATAGCTATGCGGTGCCTGATGGGCTCGTGCTGTCGCCCGGTGATGTGGTTCAGGTGCCGCTCGGGCCGCGCCAGACGGTTGGCGTCGTCTGGGAGCGTGGCGCGGGGCGCGGCGGGAATCTCAAAAGCGTCACCGCCAGGCTCGACATGCCGCCGCTCGACGGCGCGCTGATGAAGCTGGTCGACTGGGTCGCCTGGTACACGCTGGCGCCCAAGGGATCCGTGCTGGCGCTGGCGCTGCGGCGGCCTCCCGAGGATGGGCCGGAGCGCCCGCGGCTCGGGGTGCGGCTCGTCGGTGCGCCACCGGCGCGGATGACGCCAGCGCGGGCGCGGGCGATCGCGGCCGCGGAAGGCGGACTGCTAACCGCCAAGAGCGCGCTCGCCGAGGCGGCTTCGGTCAGCGCCGCCGTGATCGATTCCCTGGTCGATGCCGGGACCTTCGCGGTGGAGCCGCTGCCGCGCGAGGCCGTGGCGGCGATGCCCGATCCCGACCATGCCCGCCCGGCGCTGTCGGAGGATCAGGCGGCCGCGGCGGCGGCGCTCGTCGCCTCGGTCAAGGCCGCGACCTATGGCGTGACGCTGCTCGAAGGCGTGACCGGCTCCGGCAAAACCGAGGTCTATTTCGAGGCGGTCGCCGAGGCCGTGCGGCTGGGCCGCCAGAGCCTGATCCTGATGCCCGAGATCGCGCTCACCGCGCAGTTCATCGACCGGTTCGAGGCGCGTTTCGGGGTCCGGCCCGGGCTCTGGCATTCGGCGGTGACGGGCCGCAGGCGCGAGCGCCTGCAGGCTGCGATCGCCAGCGGCGAGGCGAAGGTGGTGGCGGGCGCGCGCTCGGCGCTGTTCCTGCCCTACAAGGATCTCGGCCTGATCGTCGTCGATGAGGAGCACGAGGCCGCCTACAAGCAGGAAGACGGCGTCGCCTACCACGCCCGCGACATGGCGGTGGTGCGCGGCCGGATCGAGAATGCGCCGGTCATTCTGACCTCGGCGACGCCCTCGCTCGAAACCCGCGTCAACGCCGAGCGCGGGCGCTACACCCATCTCAAGCTGCCCGAGCGCTTCGGCGGGCGGACGCTTCCGACGCTGGGCCTGGTCGATCTGCGCCAGGACAAGCCGCCGCGCGGGCGCTGGATCTCGGACACGCTGGCCAAGGCCATGACCGCCAATCTGGAGGCCGGCGAACAGTCGCTGCTGTTTTTGAACCGGCGCGGCTATGCACCGCTGACGCTGTGCCGCGATTGTGGGCACCGCTTCCAGTGCCCGAACTGCTCGGCCTGGCTGGTCGATCACCGTTTCCGCCGTGCGCTGGTCTGCCACCATTGCGGGCATGTCGAGCGTCGGCCGCATGAATGCCCGCAATGCCATGCGCAGGACAGCCTGAGCGCCTGCGGTCCGGGCGTCGAGCGCCTGGCCGAGGAGGTCGCGACGCTGTTCCCTCAGGCGCGCGGCATCGTCCTGTCGAGCGATTTCCCCGGCGGCACCGAGCGGTTGAAGACCGAGCTGATGGCGGTGGCGTCGGGCGAGTTCGACATCGTCATCGGCACGCAGCTCGTCGCCAAGGGGCACAACTTCCCGGGCATGACGCTGGTCGGCGTGATCGATGCCGATCTCGGCCTGACCTCGGGCGATCCGCGCGCGGCGGAGCGCACCTTCCAGGTGCTGCGCCAGGTGACGGGCCGGGCGGGCCGTGGCGAAAGGCCGGGCCGGGCGCTGCTGCAGACGCATGACCCGACCCATCCGGTTCTCAAGGCGCTGATCTCCGGCGATCCGGAGCGGTTTTATGCCGCAGAGACGGCGTCGCGCGAGGCGGCAGGCCTGCCGCCCTTCGGGCGGCTGGCGGCGCTGATCGTCTCGGCCAACCACCAGGCGGAGGCGGAGGCGCATGCCCGGGCGCTGGCGCGCTGTGCCGAGCCGCCCGACGGTGTCGTCGTGCTCGGCCCGGCCGAGGCGCCGCTCGCCGTGCTGCGCGGGCGCCACCGCATGCGGCTGATCGTCCGGACGGCGCGCGACGTGAACCTGCAGGATTATCTGCGCGCCTGGCTCAGGCGGGCGGGCAAGCCCAAGGGCTCGGTGCGGGTGGCGGTCGATGTCGATCCGCAGAGTTTCCTCTGA
- a CDS encoding tyrosine recombinase XerC: MTDFDPLARAWLDHLAHERRLSPKTLEAYSRDLRQFAAFLTEHLGGAPSVADIAALKPADLRAFLGRRRREEVGNRTLMRQLAALRSFARFGERTGRLTAAAFAATRGPRIGKALPRPLEARAARAVTKAETRAGDVRDPWILARDAAVLSLLYGCGLRISEALSLTRAQAPAHAGDTLTVIGKGSKTRMVPVLPVVVDTIAGYLALCPWRLPPDGPLFVGAKGGPLSPRIIQLAVEGLRGALGLPDSATPHALRHSFATHLLGRGGDLRAIQELLGHASLSTTQIYTRVDSARLMAAYDAAHPQAGR; the protein is encoded by the coding sequence ATGACCGATTTCGACCCCCTCGCCCGCGCCTGGCTCGACCATCTCGCCCATGAGCGCCGGCTCTCGCCGAAGACGCTGGAGGCCTATTCCCGTGATTTGCGCCAGTTCGCGGCCTTCCTCACCGAGCATCTCGGCGGCGCCCCGAGCGTCGCCGACATCGCCGCGCTGAAGCCGGCGGATCTGCGCGCCTTCCTCGGCCGCCGCCGGCGCGAGGAGGTCGGCAACCGCACGCTGATGCGCCAGCTCGCGGCACTGCGCTCCTTCGCCCGCTTCGGCGAGCGCACGGGCCGGCTGACCGCCGCCGCCTTCGCCGCGACGCGCGGGCCGCGCATCGGCAAGGCCCTGCCCCGGCCGCTGGAAGCACGGGCCGCGCGCGCTGTCACAAAGGCCGAGACGCGCGCCGGCGACGTGCGCGATCCCTGGATCCTCGCCCGCGACGCCGCCGTCCTGTCGCTGCTCTATGGCTGCGGCCTGCGCATCTCGGAGGCGCTGTCGCTGACCCGCGCGCAGGCGCCCGCCCATGCGGGCGACACGCTCACCGTGATCGGCAAGGGCAGCAAGACCCGCATGGTCCCCGTCCTGCCCGTCGTGGTCGACACCATCGCCGGCTATCTCGCGCTCTGCCCCTGGCGCCTGCCGCCGGACGGCCCGCTCTTCGTCGGCGCCAAGGGCGGCCCGCTCTCGCCGCGCATCATCCAGCTTGCCGTCGAGGGCCTGCGCGGTGCGCTCGGCCTGCCGGATTCCGCGACGCCGCACGCGCTCAGGCACTCCTTCGCCACCCATCTGCTCGGCCGCGGCGGCGACCTGCGCGCCATCCAGGAACTGCTCGGCCACGCCTCGCTTTCGACGACGCAGATCTACACCCGCGTCGACTCCGCCCGGCTGATGGCGGCTTATGACGCCGCCCATCCGCAAGCGGGACGCTGA
- a CDS encoding DUF4337 domain-containing protein, whose protein sequence is MSAHIEPPEGGNKKIALLIAVLALLLSLSEIGGKQAENESIAKNIDASNLWSFFQAKTIRGTTVRTAAEAMEIDLAATTDPATRERLQKRIDGWKATVARYESEPETQEGRKELMARAKATEQVRDDQKARSENFEIASGLLQIGIVVASASIITGVGVLAYAAGGLGALSLVFMALALFAPRLLF, encoded by the coding sequence GTGTCTGCTCACATCGAGCCGCCCGAGGGCGGCAACAAGAAGATCGCGCTGCTCATCGCGGTGCTGGCGCTGCTGCTCTCGCTGTCGGAAATCGGCGGCAAGCAGGCGGAGAACGAATCGATCGCCAAGAACATCGACGCATCGAATCTCTGGTCCTTCTTCCAGGCCAAGACCATTCGCGGCACCACCGTCCGCACCGCCGCCGAGGCGATGGAGATCGATCTCGCCGCCACGACCGATCCCGCCACCCGCGAGCGCCTGCAGAAGCGCATCGACGGCTGGAAGGCGACCGTCGCCCGCTACGAATCCGAGCCGGAGACGCAGGAGGGCCGCAAGGAGCTCATGGCCCGCGCCAAGGCGACCGAGCAGGTCCGCGATGACCAGAAGGCCCGCAGCGAGAATTTCGAGATCGCCTCGGGCCTGCTGCAGATCGGCATCGTCGTCGCCTCGGCCTCGATCATCACCGGCGTCGGCGTGCTGGCCTATGCCGCGGGCGGCCTCGGCGCGCTCTCGCTGGTCTTCATGGCGCTGGCGCTCTTCGCCCCGCGCCTGCTGTTCTGA
- a CDS encoding amidase: MPSPADLSAAELLQAYRTRALSPVEVVEAVIARIERCEPQLKALYAYDPETARAAAKASEARWMKGQALPLDGVPGTIKENIATRGTPMPIGTAARDLSPMLEDAPVAARLGEAGFVMLAKTTMPDYGMLSSGLSSFHELARNPWDVTTNPGGSSAGAGAAGAAGYGPLHVGTDIGGSIRLPAGWCGLVGLKPSFGRVPIDPSYYGRVAGPMTRTVTDTALMMREISKPDARDGMSLPPQEIDWLSLEMDVKGLRIGLQLDPGIGIPVEPETKAAIEAAGRAFAAAGAIVEEAPAFMTRAMLDGLDDFWRQRAWAEIGALPTEKQGRVLSYIFAWANVGESLSGLRVYNGMSQMLAIKQAALKQSAPFDFVLSPVAPVPAFPADYASPIDDPREPFEHIVFTLPANMSDQPSIAVPAAMTAGGLPIGLQITGRRFDDLGVLRLARAWERLRPPLPAYPGAGA, from the coding sequence ATGCCCAGCCCCGCCGATCTCAGCGCCGCCGAGCTGTTGCAAGCCTACCGCACCAGGGCGCTCTCGCCGGTCGAGGTGGTGGAGGCGGTCATCGCCCGGATCGAGCGATGCGAGCCGCAACTCAAGGCCCTCTATGCCTATGATCCCGAGACCGCACGGGCTGCGGCGAAGGCCTCCGAGGCGCGCTGGATGAAGGGGCAGGCGCTGCCGCTCGACGGCGTTCCGGGCACGATCAAGGAGAACATCGCCACCCGGGGCACGCCGATGCCGATCGGCACCGCCGCGCGCGACCTGTCGCCCATGCTGGAGGATGCCCCCGTCGCCGCGCGGCTGGGGGAGGCGGGCTTCGTCATGCTCGCGAAGACGACGATGCCCGATTACGGGATGCTGTCCTCGGGCCTGTCGAGCTTCCACGAACTCGCCCGCAATCCCTGGGATGTGACGACAAACCCGGGCGGCTCCTCGGCCGGGGCCGGGGCGGCGGGCGCGGCCGGCTATGGGCCGCTGCATGTCGGGACCGATATCGGCGGCTCGATCCGGCTGCCGGCCGGCTGGTGCGGGCTGGTCGGGCTGAAGCCGAGCTTCGGGCGCGTGCCGATCGACCCGAGCTATTACGGCCGCGTTGCCGGACCGATGACCCGCACCGTCACGGACACCGCCCTGATGATGCGCGAGATCTCGAAGCCCGATGCGCGCGACGGCATGAGCCTGCCGCCCCAGGAGATCGACTGGCTGTCGCTCGAGATGGACGTGAAGGGGCTGCGGATCGGCCTGCAGCTCGACCCGGGCATCGGCATCCCCGTCGAGCCGGAGACGAAGGCGGCGATCGAGGCCGCGGGCCGGGCCTTCGCCGCGGCTGGCGCGATCGTCGAGGAGGCGCCGGCCTTCATGACGCGGGCGATGCTGGACGGGCTCGACGATTTCTGGCGCCAGCGCGCCTGGGCCGAGATCGGGGCTCTCCCGACAGAGAAGCAGGGCAGGGTTTTGTCCTACATCTTCGCCTGGGCCAATGTCGGGGAGTCGCTGTCGGGCCTTCGCGTCTACAACGGCATGAGCCAGATGCTGGCGATCAAGCAGGCGGCGCTGAAGCAGAGCGCGCCGTTCGACTTCGTGCTCTCGCCGGTCGCGCCGGTTCCGGCCTTTCCGGCCGATTATGCCTCGCCGATCGACGATCCGCGCGAGCCCTTCGAGCACATCGTCTTCACGCTGCCGGCCAATATGTCCGACCAGCCCTCGATCGCGGTGCCGGCCGCCATGACGGCCGGCGGCCTGCCGATCGGCCTGCAGATCACGGGGCGGCGCTTCGACGATCTCGGCGTGCTGCGGCTGGCGCGCGCCTGGGAACGGCTGCGCCCGCCGCTGCCGGCTTACCCCGGCGCGGGCGCCTGA
- a CDS encoding GntR family transcriptional regulator — MSQVTIPPKVSVDPMRRERRRQPLGGIPAGRSTAASMVQDELRRAILAMEIVPGAALVEKELTAHFGMSRTPVREALIRLKEEGLVEIFPQAGTFVARIPSEAIPEAVFIRQALECATVDLVARIAAPEAISRLDATIARQHEAFEASDQEGFHRADEEFHEALAMVAGYPGIWKIAHAAKSQIDRCRRMTLPVPGRMSMVIREHLSIVDAVRRHDGPAAVAAMRKHLGTLLPDLVHLRAEHPDYFA; from the coding sequence ATGTCGCAGGTCACGATCCCGCCGAAAGTGAGTGTCGATCCCATGCGCCGCGAGCGGCGGCGCCAGCCCCTGGGCGGCATTCCGGCCGGCCGCTCCACGGCGGCCTCCATGGTGCAGGACGAGCTGAGGCGCGCCATTCTGGCGATGGAGATCGTGCCGGGCGCCGCACTGGTCGAGAAGGAGCTGACCGCGCATTTCGGCATGAGCCGGACACCGGTTCGCGAGGCCCTGATCCGTCTGAAGGAGGAGGGGCTGGTCGAGATCTTCCCGCAGGCCGGAACCTTCGTGGCGCGGATCCCGAGCGAGGCGATTCCCGAGGCGGTGTTCATCCGGCAGGCGCTCGAATGCGCCACCGTCGATCTGGTGGCGCGCATTGCGGCGCCCGAGGCGATCAGCCGGCTCGACGCCACGATCGCCCGCCAGCACGAGGCCTTCGAGGCGAGCGACCAGGAGGGCTTCCATCGCGCCGACGAGGAGTTCCACGAGGCCCTGGCCATGGTCGCCGGCTATCCCGGCATCTGGAAGATCGCGCATGCCGCCAAGAGCCAGATCGACCGCTGCCGGCGCATGACGCTGCCGGTGCCGGGGCGCATGTCGATGGTCATCCGCGAGCATCTCTCGATCGTCGATGCGGTCCGCCGTCATGACGGCCCGGCTGCGGTCGCCGCGATGCGCAAGCATCTGGGCACGCTGCTGCCCGACCTGGTGCATCTGCGGGCGGAGCATCCGGACTACTTCGCCTGA
- the uxaC gene encoding glucuronate isomerase: MLLHDDRLFPADPVTRGIARRLYAGIRDLPIISPHGHTDPRWFAEDQPFPDPATLLVKPDHYIFRMLYSQGVRLEQLGIPRKDGAPVETDPRAVWRLFAQHWFLFRGTPTRLWFEHALSSVFGINERLSPENADRLYDRIAEKLGEPELRPRALFERFKIEAISTTEGALDDLKWHDMIKASGWGGKVVTAYRPDSVVDPEFEGFAANLEQFGALTGEDVMSWNGYLAAHRKRRDYFRARGATSSDHGHATARTANLSKAESEALFARVVAGKASAEDADLFRGQMLTEMAKMSLDDGLVLQIHPGSSRNHNASLFAQFGRDMGADIPRQTDYVAALKPLLDAVGNERNLTVIAFTLDETSYSRELAPLAGHYPALKLGPGWWFLDAPEAMLRFRELTTETAGFYNTVGFNDDTRAYLSIPARHDVARRCDCTYLAKLVAEHRLGEDEAAEVAHDLAYRLAKEAYRL, encoded by the coding sequence ATGTTGCTGCATGATGATCGCCTGTTTCCCGCGGACCCCGTGACGCGCGGAATCGCGCGCCGGCTCTATGCCGGGATTCGCGATCTGCCGATCATTTCGCCGCATGGCCACACCGACCCGCGCTGGTTTGCCGAGGACCAGCCCTTCCCCGATCCCGCCACCTTGCTGGTCAAGCCGGACCACTACATCTTCCGGATGCTCTATTCGCAGGGCGTGCGGCTGGAGCAGCTCGGCATCCCCCGCAAGGATGGCGCGCCGGTCGAGACCGATCCGCGCGCGGTCTGGCGCCTCTTTGCCCAACATTGGTTCCTGTTCCGGGGCACGCCGACCCGGCTCTGGTTCGAGCACGCGCTCTCCTCGGTCTTCGGCATCAACGAGCGGCTGTCGCCGGAGAACGCCGACCGGCTCTATGACCGGATCGCCGAGAAGCTGGGCGAGCCCGAGCTGCGGCCGCGCGCGCTGTTCGAGCGCTTCAAGATCGAGGCGATCTCGACCACCGAGGGCGCGCTCGACGATCTGAAGTGGCACGACATGATCAAGGCGTCGGGCTGGGGCGGCAAGGTCGTCACCGCCTATCGCCCCGACAGCGTCGTCGATCCCGAGTTCGAAGGCTTCGCCGCCAATCTCGAGCAGTTCGGCGCCCTGACGGGCGAGGACGTGATGAGCTGGAACGGCTATCTCGCCGCCCATCGCAAGCGCCGCGATTACTTCCGGGCGCGCGGCGCCACCTCGTCCGACCATGGCCACGCCACCGCCCGCACCGCCAATCTCTCGAAGGCCGAGTCCGAGGCGCTCTTCGCCAGGGTCGTCGCTGGCAAGGCCTCGGCCGAGGACGCCGATCTCTTCCGCGGCCAGATGCTGACCGAGATGGCGAAGATGAGCCTCGATGACGGGCTCGTGCTGCAGATCCATCCCGGCTCGTCGCGCAACCACAACGCCTCGCTGTTCGCGCAGTTCGGGCGCGACATGGGCGCCGACATCCCGCGCCAGACCGACTACGTCGCCGCGCTGAAGCCCCTGCTCGACGCGGTCGGCAACGAGCGCAACCTCACGGTCATCGCCTTCACCCTCGACGAAACCAGCTATTCGCGCGAACTCGCCCCGCTGGCCGGCCACTATCCGGCGCTCAAGCTCGGGCCGGGCTGGTGGTTCCTCGATGCGCCCGAGGCGATGCTGCGCTTCCGCGAACTGACGACGGAGACGGCCGGCTTCTACAACACGGTCGGCTTCAACGACGACACCCGCGCCTATCTCTCGATTCCCGCGCGTCACGACGTCGCCCGCCGCTGCGACTGCACCTATCTCGCCAAGCTCGTCGCCGAGCACCGCCTCGGCGAGGACGAGGCGGCCGAGGTCGCCCACGACCTCGCCTACCGACTGGCCAAGGAGGCCTATCGCCTGTGA
- the kduI gene encoding 5-dehydro-4-deoxy-D-glucuronate isomerase yields MTAPKTTDERQAAHPRDVRGYDTETLRADFLIERIFVPGEITLTYSHYDRMIVGGAMPAAAALTLAPFAPTGTPFFLARRELGVINLGGAGRVTVDGQAFDLPNLDALYVGLGAKDVSFASADAANPAKFYLTSAPAHREAPHQLIRKDDANTIHLGSSETSNKRTIRQYIMPNTTGTNQLVMGMTALEPGSVWNSMPCHTHTRRMEAYLYFNLDPAHRVFHFMGEPTQTRHLLVANEQAVISPNWSIHCGCGTSNYAFVWAMAGDNVEFTDMDPAPVDMLR; encoded by the coding sequence GTGACCGCCCCCAAGACGACCGACGAACGCCAGGCCGCGCATCCGCGCGATGTCCGCGGCTACGACACCGAGACCCTGCGCGCCGACTTCCTGATCGAGCGCATCTTCGTTCCGGGCGAGATCACGCTGACCTACAGCCACTACGACCGCATGATCGTCGGTGGCGCGATGCCGGCGGCGGCCGCGCTGACGCTCGCCCCCTTCGCGCCGACCGGCACGCCCTTCTTCCTGGCCCGGCGCGAGCTCGGCGTGATCAACCTGGGCGGCGCCGGCCGCGTCACGGTGGACGGTCAGGCCTTCGATCTGCCCAATCTCGACGCCCTCTATGTCGGGCTCGGCGCGAAGGACGTCTCCTTCGCCAGCGCGGATGCCGCCAACCCCGCCAAGTTCTACCTGACCAGCGCGCCCGCCCACCGCGAGGCACCGCATCAGCTCATCCGCAAGGACGACGCCAACACGATCCATCTCGGCTCGTCGGAGACCTCGAACAAGCGCACCATCCGGCAATACATCATGCCCAACACCACCGGCACGAACCAGCTGGTGATGGGGATGACGGCGCTGGAGCCCGGCTCGGTCTGGAACTCGATGCCCTGCCACACCCATACGCGGCGGATGGAGGCCTATCTCTACTTCAATCTCGACCCCGCCCACCGCGTCTTCCACTTCATGGGCGAGCCGACACAGACCCGGCACCTCCTCGTCGCCAACGAGCAAGCCGTGATCTCGCCGAACTGGTCGATCCATTGCGGCTGCGGCACCTCGAACTACGCCTTCGTTTGGGCCATGGCCGGCGACAATGTCGAGTTCACCGACATGGACCCCGCCCCCGTGGACATGCTGCGCTGA